One segment of Hippopotamus amphibius kiboko isolate mHipAmp2 chromosome 4, mHipAmp2.hap2, whole genome shotgun sequence DNA contains the following:
- the LOC130851373 gene encoding 60S ribosomal protein L18-like, with protein sequence MGADIRHNKDRKGRCKEPKSQDIYLRLLAKLYRFLARQTNSTFNQLVLKRLFMGRTNRPPLSLSQMIWKMKLPGQKGKTAMVVGTKTDDVCVQEVPKLKVCALRVSSSARSRILKAGGKILTFDQLALDSPKGCGTALLFGPRKGREVYRHFGKAPGTPQSHTKPDVRSKSRKFECARGRRASRGYKN encoded by the coding sequence ATGGGAGCTGACATCCGCCACAACAAGGACCGGAAGGGGCGATGCAAGGAGCCCAAGAGCCAGGACATCTACCTAAGGCTGTTGGCCAAGCTGTACAGGTTTCTGGCCAGACAAACTAACTCCACCTTCAATCAACTTGTACTAAAGAGGTTGTTCATGGGTCGCACCAACCGGCCACCTCTGTCCCTTTCCCAGATGATCTGGAAAATGAAGCTTCCTGGCCAGAAAGGCAAAACAGCTATGGTCGTGGGAACTAAAACCGATGATGTGTGTGTCCAGGAGGTGCCCAAACTGAAGGTATGTGCCCTTCGGGTGAGCAGCAGTGCCCGGAGCCGCATCCTCAAGGCCGGGGGCAAGATCCTCACCTTCGACCAGCTGGCCCTGGACTCCCCCAAGGGCTGTGGCACTGCCCTCCTCTTTGGTCCTCGCAAGGGCCGAGAGGTGTACAGGCATTTTGGCAAGGCCCCAGGAACGCCGCAAAGCCACACCAAACCCGATGTACGCTCCAAGAGCCGGAAGTTCGAGTGTGCCAGAGGCCGACGGGCCAGCCGTGGCTACAAAAACTAA